From a single Apium graveolens cultivar Ventura chromosome 2, ASM990537v1, whole genome shotgun sequence genomic region:
- the LOC141708033 gene encoding protein phosphatase 2C 32: protein MGNGTSRVVGCFVPSYGKGAAEMDFLEPLDEGLGHSFCYVRPMIFDSPAITPSNSERFTIDSSTIDSETMSGSFRNDTIEDISGLHKLNKSFSETTFKAISGASVSANVSTARTGNQCALFATDALEPAASFESTSSFAAIPLQPVPRCSGPLSGFMSGPLERGFASGPLDRGGGFMSGPIEKGAISGPLEVTDKSNFSAPLTHIRKRPGFRHLVRSMSGPMRSTLLRTFSRHSAGVGWMQRLFPQPVNQFVWHPKDPRFQTEVSNFLEDGPLEGECRETRNLQWAHGKAGEDRVHVVLSEEQGWLFIGIYDGFSGPDAPEFLMSHLYKSIDKELEGLLWDYEEKSVHRDGQLDSTQIRNTLTESQFQQMVDTQSHTRDVHHGNSDKLCNIDIAASQSFNSDKIEEISVDQHLIRSEEPSLLDTKICSMSTEKVAGPERKSKRLYELLQIEAKDNEAQLSRSRTEHQTSETSDMQQDVTNICPEGFFQEEQLNLKRDNCNYLVEEPSTSEEYVGNSVKSNTKIFLDSSSVTRQGRTRKSIISSKIRKLYQNQKSLRKKLLRWNYDWHREESCSGERVPEPESFRPIRRCKPGAVDHNNVLKAMARALETTEGAYMQMVEKDLDKTPELALMGSCVLVMLIKDQDVYVMNLGDSRAILAQEKPHDRHLSSTFLRDDARNQNKSRESLVRMELDRISEESPIHNQNSQASDVNKNREISICRLKMRALQLSSDHSTSIEEEILRIKSEHVDDSQAVINGRVKGQLKVTRAFGAGFLKKPGCNQALLEMFQIDYLGTAPYISCIPSVLHLQLSSNDRFLVLSSDGLYQYFSNEEVVAHITWFMEKVPEGDPAQYLIAELLFRAAKKNGMDFHELLDIPNGDRRKYHDDVSVMVISLEGRIWRSSG, encoded by the exons ATGGGGAATGGGACTTCCCGTGTCGTGGGGTGCTTCGTGCCTTCCTATGGGAAAGGTGCTGCTGAGATGGATTTCTTGGAGCCCCTTGATGAAGGGTTAGGTCACTCCTTTTGTTATGTTAGACCAATGATCTTTGATTCTCCTGCCATAACGCCGTCTAATTCTGAGAGGTTTACTATTGATTCGAGTACTATTGATTCTGAGACGATGAGTGGGTCATTCCGTAATGATACAATTGAAGATATATCAGGTTTGCATAAGCTTAATAAGAGTTTTTCGGAAACCACATTTAAAGCTATATCCGGGGCTTCTGTTAGCGCTAATGTGTCTACAGCTCGAACTGGCAATCAGTGTGCATTATTTGCTACTGATGCCCTAGAGCCTGCTGCTTCATTTGAAAGTACCTCTTCATTTGCTGCAATTCCCTTGCAACCGGTGCCACGTTGTTCTGGACCCTTGAGTGGGTTTATGTCTGGCCCCCTAGAAAGAGGTTTTGCCTCAGGTCCGTTAGATCGCGGAGGAGGGTTTATGTCTGGACCTATTGAAAAGGGGGCGATATCTGGTCCCCTGGAAGTAACAGATAAATCAAACTTTTCTGCACCACTTACACATATCCGTAAAAGGCCTGGCTTCCGCCATCTGGTAAGAAGCATGAGTGGTCCTATGAGAAGCACCCTTTTGCGGACCTTTTCAAGACATTCTGCTGGGGTTGGTTGGATGCAACGCTTGTTTCCTCAGCCAGTTAACCAATTTGTTTGGCATCCTAAAGATCCGAGGTTCCAAACAGAAGTTTCCAACTTTTTGGAAGATGGACCACTAGAAGGAGAGTGCAGGGAGACTCGTAACCTGCAATGGGCTCACGGAAAAGCTGGTGAAGATAGGGTTCATGTGGTTCTTTCCGAAGAGCAAGGATGGTTATTTATTGGGATTTATGACGGTTTCAGTGGTCCAGATGCGCCGGAATTTCTTATGAGCCATCTCTACAAATCGATAGACAAGGAATTAGAAGGATTGCTTTGGGATTATGAAGAGAAATCTGTACATAGGGATGGGCAACTAGATTCCACTCAAATTAGAAATACGCTGACTGAGTCGCAATTCCAACAGATGGTTGATACTCAATCACACACAAGGGATGTACATCATGGAAATTCGGACAAGCTATGCAATATAGATATTGCCGCAAGCCAGTCATTTAATAGTGATAAAATTGAGGAAataagtgttgatcagcatttGATTAGGTCTGAGGAGCCTAGTCTCTTGGATACCAAGATATGCTCTATGTCAACTGAAAAGGTTGCTGGTCCGGAAAGGAAAAGCAAACGACTATATGAACTACTTCAGATAGAAGCAAAAGACAACGAAGCTCAGCTGTCTCGTTCCAGGACTGAGCATCAAACTAGTGAAACTTCCGATATGCAGCAAGATGTTACAAATATATGTCCAGAGGGATTTTTTCAGGAGGAACAGTTAAACTTAAAACGAGATAATTGTAACTACCTTGTTGAGGAGCCCTCAACTTCAGAAGAGTATGTTGGCAATAGCGTAAAATCAAATACCAAGATCTTCTTGGATTCTTCTTCTGTTACTAGACAGGGACGAACTAGAAAGTCAATTATCAGCTCCAAAATTAGAAAACTTTACCAAAATCAAAAATCGCTGAGAAAAAAATTGTTACGTTGGAATTATGATTGGCATAGAGAAGAGAGTTGTTCTGGAGAAAGAGTACCAGAACCAGAATCTTTTAGACCTATTAGAAGATGCAAACCAGGTGCTGTTGATCACAACAATGTATTAAAAGCAATGGCTCGAGCACTTGAAACAACTGAAGGGGCTTACATGCAAATGGTGGAAAAAGATCTTGACAAAACCCCAGAGCTTGCATTGATGGGATCATGTGTCCTGGTTATGTTAATTAAGGATCAAGATGTATATGTCATGAACCTAGGTGATAGCCGTGCCATTTTGGCTCAAGAGAAACCTCATGATCGCCACCTGAGTTCAACATTTTTAAGAGATGATGCTAGGAACCAGAACAAGTCAAGGGAGTCCCTTGTAAGGATGGAGCTTGACAGAATATCAGAGGAATCTCCAATACATAATCAGAACAGCCAGGCCAGCGATGTGAACAAAAACAGGGAAATATCTATTTGCAGATTAAAGATGAGAGCGCTACAGCTTTCATCTGATCACAGCACAAGCATAGAAGAG GAAATTTTAAGGATAAAATCGGAGCATGTTGATGACAGCCAAGCTGTTATAAATGGTCGAGTGAAAGGACAGTTAAAAGTAACAAGAGCATTTGGAGCTGGTTTTCTTAAGAAG CCAGGATGCAATCAAGCTCTCCTGGAGATGTTCCAGATTGATTATCTGGGGACGGCACCTTATATAAGCTGCATCCCATCTGTATTGCACCTCCAACTGTCATCAAATGATCGCTTTCTTGTACTCTCGTCTGATGGACTTTACCAGTACTTTAGTAATGAAGAGGTTGTAGCCCATATCACATGGTTCATGGAAAAAGTCCCTGAAGGTGATCCTGCGCAATATCTCATTGCAGAGCTTCTCTTTCGCGCTGCCAAGAAGAATG GAATGGACTTCCATGAATTGCTTGATATTCCAAATGGGGATCGTCGTAAATACCATGACGACGTTTCTGTGATGGTGATATCACTTGAGGGGAGGATATGGAGATCATCTGGATAG